From the Populus nigra chromosome 13, ddPopNigr1.1, whole genome shotgun sequence genome, the window AAGATATTTGTCTCTGAAAGACCGAAACCATGGGAGTTTCGACGAGAGAAGAAACATATCCAGTTTAGTTTTTCTCCCAGTTTATAGCTGACACCAtaacatcaaataaaataagcatcTGAGTAAGTTACGAGGAAAAGACTTGAGATACAAGAACAGACCAAATACATTAACAATTTTCCAATATACATTTACAGGGTAGATGATCAAAATTCAATCACCAAATGGCTCTATACAGGAATTGTTTTTCATGGTGATCATCCGATGAAAATCCAACGACCCTCCAAATACTAACCCGCCTTACCATATATTACAATGACCCGTGCTCTCAAAACATATACTCAAAAAACCTTGCTTGAGAACGCAAGGTTTTGACCTCTCTTCTTTGTTCAATCAACTACTTGCAAGATATTAGCAATGATCACCAACGAAGACATATTATATATACAATACTAAGGGCATTTCTCTCAAGACTCCCggcaaaaagattcaaaactcCTCTTGTTAAATCTGCTGTATCTGTGACTCTGGCGGCGATTTAGCTCCCTTTTATATACACTTAATATTGTGAGTTCTAAGCCACAGCAGGGATGCTGGAATTTTGGCGATCCCTGTTGAGGCAATCAAATCCTTCTACTCTAACTTCAGCTGGCTTAAGCCCAAACTTCATTCTTACACACCCTCCTCCCTTGCACGCAGAAGTTGATGGGGATGATAAACCCGAAGGAGATGGGATTGACAGTGGAGAAATTGGAGTGAATTTTTCATCCCCAAATCTGGCATCTTGAATTAATGGGTTGCCAACCCTGGTTGGAGGTGAACCACAAAaaaatggtggtggtgatgaggCCGCCTGGTTTGCAGGATAATCTGCCCCATGCCCCTCCTGTTAACACCAAGATCATAGTCAAGTCAGCACAAACCCTTAACATGAAATTCAGCCTGCAGAATCCTATCCACGCACAGAAACATTGAATGACCAGCAAACAAGCTGGATATAATTAAATCGTGTAACAAATATAACAACAAAATATCCtcagcaaaagaaaataattccAGTTCAGATGCATCCCAAATACAATTGCGGCTTAACAAAGATTATGCATCAACAATATCACTTCCATACATCAAAACTATCAGTTTCGAATACTTCCTGCGTAAAAACTGCAACGTCGTCCTAACTAACGTCCAAACAAAAAGGACAGCACCAGTTTACCTTCATGAGAATAATGTCCAGAAGCTCTGCCCCAGCTTTTGAATCACACATTTCGGCTTGATGACTGTCATTCAAAACAATCATTAAAATCCTCCAGAGTTGCAAAACAACCTGATAACCTTACCCCAGAAGCAGAAATTAACaatgatgaaaacaaaaaaaaaacagcatacCTCACGGGCCATCTCAAAGGCCTAATGGGATTATTAGCCAAAATTCCCACTCGCCGAGGCTTCGGACAAACAACAGGACCCTTGTAATCAGAAATCGAAACCAAACCTCTTCTCTCGTCGCAAAAGGTAATTGCGTTCTGCTGAAGACTAACTTGATTCATCCTCAAATTTGTACAAAATATCCACAACAGTCCTTGAAAAAACCACAACAACCACAACACAATAATTTTAGactcaaaaatcttatttttccagataaaaaatcaattaatcccATCTAAATCACCATAAATCAAATAACTTTGATCTAATCAGAACcgcaaataaaattaattaaaataaaattttgacaagaaaaaaaacaaaaacaagaagaatttCCAAATCCGTttcaaattctttaattttcttctacTTTCTACGCGACCAAACAAGAAGGAATCACAGATCTAGATGAAAacgaatagaaaaaaaaccaataaaatcaagaccaaaatgaacaaaaaaccaagaaatcCCTCTTATTCCccctaaaaaaatgaaaaattaacaaaattccaTTTATAAAAAAGGTAAATACCGATTCCACAAGGATACataagaattattaaaaaaaataaaaaacagctgAGGAGGCCAAAACCAGATCCGATCAAAACTTACATTAGCATGGCCAGATCTGCTTAATTTACAACCGTATAAACGTAAGTACATACGGTATGAATAGAGGCAGAGAGAGAGACGGGTACCTGAAGAAGAGGGGGGAGGGGAGAAGGGGGGGGTGCCTGCCACGAGGGAGAAAAACAAAGACCGGAGCGGGGTTGGGATTtataaaacgaaaaaaaagtAGTTGTCCTTGTCGACTGACTTTtggtaaaatattataaaaatctttACTCTTACTCCATTGGAGAAACGGTCAATATGAAGAAAGGGTTAAAGGAATAAACATCGCCAGCATTTAATATTAGCTAGTTATTTCAACCGCAATTCACTgtggattaaaatattttttaataaaaacaccagtaaattaaaaaaaatattaataataattaaaagtaaaaaataaaaaataaaaaaatatagataaatcaatatatttaatctcACAATACGAGTCATATAATCAATTGTATTCGAtgactttatttattaaaaaaatatttttttaataaaatgataatagaaataaacacatatacaaaattgattgaataaaattaaaggaaaaacaatattatacaaggatatacttttaaaaatattatcaaaaaaataaatatttctcatttttaaaaataattttcatttatataaaatacaaaacaaaattatagatgaattagaataatctctttgaaaattaaacacatataaaatcattaaaaacaatcattattttaaaaatactaaatcaataaaataaaaaatcaaagaagaggtattaattttaatatatattaaaaaattcatgttaaaaaattttaatttttaaaaaattatataaaaaaataaagatatcagGTATCGTTGACCTGATATTAACTTATTAACTTTATAGTAAATATgagtgttttctattttcttaagagatgcatttttaaaatcattagaaaaacattatgtCAAACTGATGCATTTAccaataaattaacaataattacaTGGTAGCAATAACTAAAGATATGGATTGGTAAGAATATTAATGGACATCACGAatagagtattttttatatttatattttatttattatttatcaagtaaaaaatttaaatatttatattttatttattgagtttttgATATCCATATGTGTATCTTTTATTTGACTATtatttcatatcttttttttaaaatagtaatatgCAAGGAAAGTTACTTTGATCCTTCTataatttggtctttatttcaCTTTGCGAccaatttcttaaatattaaattgttcatcttatatcaaagcatattttaaaagttaacgAAATGACAATaatatcttatatatattaaaacatggaaGTTAATAATTATCACACCActtattctctctctttcacaTCATATTCTTTCATATCTCATGTTTTCTTTGTCAAACACAAATCTAGaagaaagaaatcaaacaaaaatcaattattttagacaaaatcaaacacaaatttgccttctttatcattttcttttctcgtGCTTTTGTGTTGGTGTTGATTTCAAGTATGGAACTCAACAATAAAGGATACGTTCCAATTCTTTCCTTGAATTGAGATTATGAAATCTATTGCTAGTATGTTTTTGTATTGTTAAATCATTAgaatataagttttatttttttgacttcacaaataaattacttaaaattgaaaatggGAATCTTAAAGGTACAATACCTTaaacaattagatttttttttatgtttagccAATAAATTTTAGACTCTCAAACACGTTTTGAAGAGTGGAAAAAttattaactaaatttttatgaaaattctcAAATTAGGGTTACCATTCACATAAACctaattttcaaatcatttttcaaTTCATGTGTAATTATTGATTAAATCTTATTAAAACTGTTCACATTCTAAGCCTAAGATTAGCAATCCATGATATGGTGCATTGTGTGAAtgataagattttattttagcaaTCCACTTATATGAAACCTGTGAAAATATCTCgaataataaaatgacaatgTAAAATTCCATTTGGAAGATAAAAAAGGCTAAAAGTGAAGGTCTTGAGCTCAAAACTCAAAGTGTGTCCTTTGTAGAAGGTGTTTAGAAGTGTgatagtgattgtttttcaaaatattttttgtttagaaatatataaaaaataatatttttttttaatttttaaaatttatttttaacatcagcatatcacaacgatctgaaaacataaaaaacaaaatttaagcaaaataaataaataaattttgtcaaaCCTCCATTTAGACCGCACTCTCAAACAAGGGCTTaatgtataatatttattttgggtTCCTGAATATCACACACGCAATAGAAACTacgaaacaaaattatttgggAGTCCTTAGGATCCCGTTAGGTACATCTAGAGTTATTTAGGGATTTATTACATGAAGATCTGATCTTTTTtggctttgaataattctttaaaggttgAGTTGTCACAAATATAAGTAGTCCAATTGTTTGGCCTCTAACGGTAATCCACACGAACTACCCGTGAGAAATCTCATAAATTCTTATTTAGAAAAagtcattagtggtttgacttaacttttCAGTAACCGGTTTTTCaatgtaattaatatcctttcatcaataatatttcgatttaaaattaaagcatgaaatatctctgtcatgttaaatcatgtttgttccaTACATAATACAcattgatcatttgaataagatttgaaactcttttcaaatctcattccaccttggCCATTGATTTcccaatcaatattatttgagaacatattgaatatttttttctaattcacccaGGGTGAtaaatcctctcttgatcaTTTAAGTACCTTCATATACTTCATGTTATACTCAATGTCTGTCATTTCAATACCttgattaaaataacatataatatgatcaaatcataatattttctatataagatgatttggtgatctcaagtctaataATCATTTACACAACTGTCACGTGAACCTTTCTATAGATACAAGTGATCTCTTCATATGGAATTCTCATACGGGTTAATTCAGTATACATATTTTATGacaaacacctacatattagttagAGGTATCTCTTATACCTTAACTTATAAGAACAGttgcttcctttcataaagtaaaaaacataatatatactGATCTTTATGGCTCCAATGAATGTCTAGTATTTAAGATAGCATCGACCAagaacattttagaaacaattATTTGATGTAATAGGAAttccataattataacaactttataatttcttctgcaagcatttttgtttcatgaactttatctttactctagattcattaatataatattatatgaatattaaatgtaaattaagcctttattaataataaatatgtatttacatgaaaataataatgtcACGTGTAACTGATTGACTATAGAGCATGTTAACCTAACAATATAATTCTCAACTTGCTGTTTTAGAATGACTAATTGTGATAGCTAACACAGTTTCTTGCAACAATGAGAGGCTATCACATCTTATTGATAGGATTGGAAGCACAACTTGCTCGTGTTGTTCCATACTCAATAATTTGTTGGTCAACCATTGAGCTAGTAAGTAGctattttcttgcttttctataaaaaaagattttttttagctaaTAGACTTTAGACATATTCATTGTTTATATGTTGTATGTTTTTCTAACAAAtggcaaacttttttttttatttttcctgttgATACAGATTAGGAGAAGGCTTCAAAGTTAATTTGGCTAAGACCTTAATGCTTTTAAAGTCTTTggagcaaattttttttatttcttttatcataAGAAGTCTTGCTACTATTTCCATATGCTTTTTAGATGTTGCAAAAACCTATAAACAAATAAAGGTTTATTGCTTTCCCCTGCCCTTTTTAATGCAATTTTAGGCAATTGTTAGCCTTCAATCATGTTTTATAGTGCTCAATGTAGAATGTATTTTAGGGCTAATGAATACTAGTTCAAAaccaatattttaataaataaatagacatAAGTAgtgcaatgatttttttttatgaagaccaaatgagaacaaaaaaaaccaatcaaatcagAATCTAATCTATAGCCTTAAATTTGAGATTCATGAAATGCTATCTTGACTTGAAATATCTGATGAATTTgatatctttatttaatttgacatcTGCTAGATTTTAGATTAGTAATtcatttatatgatattttcacATATTAGCAATCCATCGATTATCATCGATATTGTGCAAAATACTTGTATGATTTGTGCCTCCATTGTTGTCAAGATCATCGAGGAGCATCAACACTCGGTGTTAGACTTGAAGAGAATGAAAATAAGATTAACGGGAGAATTAAAGACAGAGAGACCCTATCAAAACTAGTGGGGTTGGTTATGGGAAGGTTTGTGGAATTTTTTGCATGTTTATTTGATAGAATTatggtgaaaaagaaaaaaggatatgATGGGGTTGATGATGAAGAGGTTGCTGGATTTTTTAGAACTAAAATGAAGATTTATTAGAGaataaaagactaaattgaaagaaaaggtcTTGGGCTCAGATTGCATGTAATTTGGGACTCAATTTAAGAGTTATTATAGAATTAGGACCAGTTTGAACAAGGGAAAAATGTGTTCGATGTCTGCAGCTTTTGAAGGGAATCACTTCCTTGGAGTGGTGCGTGGGGCTCACTCAAGCCTTAATTAGAGGTCTTTCTTCGTATCTCTAGAATTGTCTTAGCGGGGGCTTCCTTCTAAGGTGACACATGTCGTAATCTGATCTTCAGTGTGAATTcgacaatcaattttttttctctttctttttgtccTATGTCTCTCTATCATCCCCTCGGTTTTCttgcttgatttgttttttacttgtaaagggctgcattttttaagaaaaatcaattttagcccctttggaaaatgaaaattga encodes:
- the LOC133671613 gene encoding uncharacterized protein LOC133671613, giving the protein MNQVSLQQNAITFCDERRGLVSISDYKGPVVCPKPRRVGILANNPIRPLRWPVSHQAEMCDSKAGAELLDIILMKEGHGADYPANQAASSPPPFFCGSPPTRVGNPLIQDARFGDEKFTPISPLSIPSPSGLSSPSTSACKGGGCVRMKFGLKPAEVRVEGFDCLNRDRQNSSIPAVA